The DNA sequence AACAGCAGCCTCAGGATGTTGTGAATGCGTATTATAAGAAAGGAGAATTCAATGGTTCTGTTCTGATCGTGAAAAATGGCAAAGTGGTATGTGATACTGCTTTGGGATTTCGTAATATTGAAAAAGAGCTCCGATCAGATAAAAATACTTCTTTTTATATTGCCTCTCTCAGCAAACCTTTTACTGCTGCAGCGATTATGATTCTACAGCAAAAAGGTTTATTGAAGCTGGATGATAAGGCATCTCAGTTCATTGAACTTCCTGAATATGCTAAGAATATCACGATCAGGCAGCTTTTGCATCATACATCGGGAATCAGTGACTATGAGAATTTGTTTTCGAAAAAAGGTTTGACCAACAAGGATGTGATGGACTGGCTGTTTAGCCTTAAAAATCTTGATTTCATTCCTGACAGTAAGTTTAAATACAGCAACAGCGGATATATTATTCTTTCTCAGATTATCGAAAAGGTATCCGGAAAATCTTATCATACTTTGATCAATGAACAGATCATCACGCCTTTGAAGATGAACGATACGTATGTGTATGAACCTTCCACGATTATTCAAAATAAAGCATTGGGATATAATCAACAGAAGAAACCTGATGATTATTCCATCTTAACAACCGGTGACGGCGGAATTTATTCTACTCCTGAAGATCTGTATAAATTTGATCAGACCTTGAGGAATTATACTTTGATCAGTAAAGAAAATACAGCGCTTATGTACACTCCTGCAAAACTCTCCGGCGGCCAGGTTTCAAATTACGGGTTTGCCTGGTTTATAGAACATGAAAGGGGTGAAAAAACCGCAATGCATACAGGGGGGCTCAATGGTTTCAAAGCTTTATTCTGGAGAGATCTGGAGCACAACAGCTGTATTATAGCACTTACCAATCAGGGAGATGCATTCCCTTTGGGTAACTTTTTAAATGATATTAAAAAAACTATTCAATAAATAAAATGATTATTCAATCTCACGAAATTAATACGATAAAAATTGCAGAAGTTATTTCTGATAATATAATCATCCAATCTGCACAGGACGGGCTGGATCTTATGGGAAATATCTATTATCAGGGTTTTGATAAAGTTATCCTTTATGAAAAAAACATCACTCCTGAATTCTTCGATTTAAAAACAAAAATTGCGGGTGAAATTCTTCAAAAATTCTCAAACTATCGTATCGGACTGGCTATTGTAGGTAATTTCGATCAATATGAGAGTAAAAGCCTGAAAGACTTTATTTTTGAAAGCAATAAAACAAAACAGGTGAATTTCCTCAAATCATTGGCGGAAGCGTTAGATAGTTTATCACAATAAATTCTTTTCAGACAATTCGCACAAAACATACCACCTATCGCATTTTTAAGGATCAGGATTTTTTATAAAACCAGATATTACAAAGGATGCTGAAATTTGAAGTTAAAAATAATCTACTTATTTTACCATATTAGTAAAAATTTAAATCAATAGTCAATAATTTAACTAACAAATAAAGTTAAATTAAATTTAATCTCCTGAAAACCAA is a window from the Chryseobacterium indologenes genome containing:
- a CDS encoding serine hydrolase domain-containing protein; the protein is MKTLLWNAFIGIFLILQLTSCKQQPQDVVNAYYKKGEFNGSVLIVKNGKVVCDTALGFRNIEKELRSDKNTSFYIASLSKPFTAAAIMILQQKGLLKLDDKASQFIELPEYAKNITIRQLLHHTSGISDYENLFSKKGLTNKDVMDWLFSLKNLDFIPDSKFKYSNSGYIILSQIIEKVSGKSYHTLINEQIITPLKMNDTYVYEPSTIIQNKALGYNQQKKPDDYSILTTGDGGIYSTPEDLYKFDQTLRNYTLISKENTALMYTPAKLSGGQVSNYGFAWFIEHERGEKTAMHTGGLNGFKALFWRDLEHNSCIIALTNQGDAFPLGNFLNDIKKTIQ
- a CDS encoding DUF4180 domain-containing protein is translated as MIIQSHEINTIKIAEVISDNIIIQSAQDGLDLMGNIYYQGFDKVILYEKNITPEFFDLKTKIAGEILQKFSNYRIGLAIVGNFDQYESKSLKDFIFESNKTKQVNFLKSLAEALDSLSQ